In Candidatus Tectomicrobia bacterium, the genomic stretch CAGGAAGTCCGCCTTCGCCATGGGCGCGGTGATGTCCTCGCCGCGAAGGCTGTGGATCACCCCTTTATCGTTCATCCCCCCCTTCTCGATTACCACGACGGCGGCCGGCCGGTACTCGTCCAGGAGCTCAGCCGCCCGGGCCTTCGCCGCTTCCATCCCGGAAGGAAAACCCATGACCCCCGCGACGTGGACCGACCCGAGGGATCTTATGCCTCTCTGAGCGGCGGCCCCGTCCAGGGCCCTGAGGCCCGAGGCCTCCACCACAATCCGCATCGAGGGCAGGAGCGGCTCCTCGAAAAGCAGGAGCGGCACCGCCCGGAAGCCCTCGTGCAAGGCTCGGGCGATGACGGCGGCGCCCGGGGGGCCGTCCGTCTCGGCGATGCCGGAGTCGACCATGGGCCGGTTCGGCCAGCCCGAGCACACCACCGCCACCCGGCCCGGCTCGCCGAAGGCCCGGGCCAGCCGCTCGGCCGCCAGCAAGGTCGGCGAGCCTCCGTAGAGGTCGCGGGCGGCGCGGTACAGCAGAGGCACGCGCCGCTTGTCCGGAAGATCGGAGGTGACTAGCTGATCGATCCGCTCCGCGGTGCGCGCCAGGATTCCCCTCTCGATGGCCAAGGTGACACCTCCGCCCGAAACGCCGAAAAAAACCGATTTTCTTGCCGACAGCCGGGTCCTATCATAGACTACGCTAGAGACGTGTTGGAACCTTGCGCCGAAACTTTCCCCGCCGAGGCCGACGTGAGCCCTTTCACCCTCCAGCTGGCCGAACGGGTGGCCTCCCTCCGGCTGGAAGGCGTGCCGCGCCCCGTCCTCACCCATGCCCGGCTGTGCGTCCTGGACGCCTTGGGGTGCGCCCTCCGAGGCAGCCGCGAGCCGGCCGCTCGCTTGGTCCGGGCGCTCGCGGAGCGGGAGGGCGGGAGCCCCGCCGCCTCCGTCTGGGGATGTCCGCTCAGGACTGGCAGCCTGCAAGCCTCCCTTCTCAACGCGGTCTCGGCACATGCCCTCGATTTCGACGACACCCACCAAGGCGTCCCCGTCCATGCGACCGCGGCCGTGCTGCCCGCGGCCTTCGCGGCGGCGGAGCTGGCCCGGGGGACAATCGGGGACCTGCTGACGGGATATGTGGCAGGGGCGGAAACCGCCATCCGCGCGGGGCTGGCGCTCGGGCGCTCCCACGTCGCCGGGGGCTGGCATCCGACCGGCACGGTGGGGACCCTGGGGGCCGCGGCCGGCGCCGCGCGCGTCCTGGGCCTGCCGCCCGAAAAGGCCGCCCAGGCGCTGGGGCTCGCCGCGACCCAGGCGGCTGGCTTCATGAAGGCGGTCACGGGCACGATGGCCAAGCCGCTCAACGCAGGAAAGGCCGCGATGAACGGCCTCATGGCCGCTCTCCTCGCCCAGGGCGGATTCACCGGCCCCGCCGACATCCTGGCGGCCGGCTCGGACTTCGCCACGGCCTTCAGTGAGGGCTACGACCCAGCCAGGCTTCCCTTCGGCGGAGCCCATGGCTGGGAAGTTTCGAACATCGCCATCAAGCTCTTCGCGTGCTGCTCCCTGGCACAGGCGGCGCTCGAGGCCGGGCGGGCCATCCGGCGAGAACACCGCCTGGACAAGAATCTCATCTCGGAAGCCGAACTCCGGGCGAACCCCCGGCAGATGGAGGTGGCGGGTATTCCCCGCCCCCGCACCGGCTCCGAGTCCAAGTTCAGCCTCGCCTACTGCGCGGCGGTGGGCCTGGGAGGCGGAACGGGCGGGCCCGGCGACTTCGAGGACGAGTCGCTTCTGTCGCCGGCGGTCATGGCGCTGATGGAGAGGATGAGTGTGCGGAGCGACCCGGCCCTCTCGGAAGTGTCGGCGCGAATCCGGGTGAGGACGGCGGGGGGGGAGACGCTCGAGAAATTCGTCGAGGTCGCCCGTGGAAATTCCGGCAACCCCGCGTCGGCGGAGGAAGTGCAGGAGAAATTTCGGTCCCTGGCGGAACCCGTGGCGGGCGAGGCGGCGGAGCGGATTATTACGCTGGTCCTAGAGGATGATTCCCTGCGGTTTCCCGTGAAAGTGCTGGCGGAGGCGCTGGCCGCACCCACGCGGGGATGAGCAATCTAGCCTTCCTTCACCACCAGCTTCTCCAGCTTGTCCGCCGCCTTGAGGCCGTGTCCGGTGACGGGGATGGCCACCGTCTCTCCGGCGCCGATCTTCTTCTCTTTCACCAGGATCTCGAGCCCGGCGAAGGGCACCGCGCTCGTCGGCTCCATCAGCACGCCTCGGCGGGCGAAGTGCCGGAGGACGGGCGGGAGCGCCTCGTCCTCCACCACCAGCACCTCGCCCCCCGTCTCGCGCACCGCCGCCGCCATCTGCCTCCAGCGGACGGGCCTGGTGATGCTGATCCCCTCCGCCAGGGTGGGCCGGGCCTCGATCGCCGGGATGGCCTTCAGGTCCCCGCGCCATATCTCGCGCAGGGGGGCGCACCGCGCGGCCTGGGCCGCATAGATGCGGGGCATCCGGTCGATGTAGCCGGCGGCGAAGAGCTCACCGAAGCCCTTGTGCGCGCCGATGAGCATGGAGCCGTGCCCGGCGGGGACGACCACGGTGTCCGGCGCCCGCCCCCCGAGCTGCTCCCACACCTCGAAGGCCCAGGTCTTGGTCCCGTGGTTGAACCAGCAGTTCCAGAAATGGCTGGCGTAGAAGCGGGACTCCGCGGCCCGCATGGCCGCGTCCGTGGTCGCTTGGCGGGGGCCGGGAATCTTGACCAGCCTAGCCCCGTAGGCCGCGATCTGGGCGCACTTGGCGGGGGAGGTATCCTCGGGGACGTACATGTCGCAGGCGATCCCCGCGCGTCCCGTGTAGGCGGCGATGGCGGCGGCCGCGTTGCCCGAGGAATCCCCCAGGACCTCCCGGACGCCCCACTCGCGCACCTTGCTGATCAGCAGCGTCGCCCCACGGTCCTTAAAAGAGCCGGTTGGAAAAAGAAAGTCGAGCTTGCAGAGCACCTCGCGCCCGGCGAAGGGGAGGGCCACCAGGGGCGTCATCCCCTCATCCAGGCTGACGATGCTCCGGTCATCCTCGATGGGGAGCGCTTCGCGGTACCGCCAGAGGCCGGCCCTCCGGCGGCTCAGCCCTTCGCGGGGGAAGATCCCCTTCACGTCCACGTCGAGGGGCGCGCCGCACTCGCACCGCCAGCGAGGCGTGTCCGCGGGGAATTCTTGGGTGCAATCGATGCAGCGGAGGATGAACAAGGACATGAGGGCGCTCAGGCCCCCGCGGGGGCTTTCGCGTTCTTGCGCCACCGCGCCGCCGAGCCGTCCGGCAGCTCCTCGACCTCGAACAGCCGGCCGAAGCCCTGGACGCGGTCCCTCAGGCCGATGCGCCGCAGGGCCGCCCAGAAGGAAGCCTGGTTCGCGGTCACGACCGGGACCCCCAGGTCGCGCTCGAGCTGGCCGGCCACGTCGATGGCGCGCATCTGGGTGCAGGAGATGAACAGCCCGTTCGCCTTCCCGGTATAGGCCTTGCGGGCCAGCCGGTAGATGGACTCCGGCGAGTTGTCGGCGTGGGCCCACACGCTCGGCTGGTCGAAGGTCTCCAGCGAGACGACCTCGATGCCGTTCCCCTCGAAGAAGGCGCGCAGGCGCTCGTTCACCACGTCCGGGTAGGGGGTGGCCACCGCCATCCGCTCGAATCCCAGCACCTGCATCGCTTCGAGGCAGGCGGTCGTGGTGGTCAGCGCGGGGACCCCCGCCAGCTTCTCGATGCGGCGGATGATCTCCACGTCGTGCCCCACCCCCTCGACGAAGCTCCCGCTCGTGCACCCGTAGACCATGACGCCCACCCGCGCGTGGGCGAGGGGCACGACGGCCGCCTCCAGGTGCTTCAGCGCTTCGTGGAGCACCTCCACCGAGGATTCGAGCTTCTCTCCCCAATAGACGCGGCTCGCGTGGACCGCGACGCCGCTGGGGGCCATCCGGAAGAAATCGGGCTCGTTGGTGTTGTTCCCCGAGGGCACCAAGAGGCCGATGCGCCCGCGCCATCCGTACATGATCACCTCCGCTCGAAGTTCATGCCGATTCTATCCGCGGCGCGCGGGAACGGCAAGACGCGAAGCCCTGGACGCCTAATCCGCCGGCGGGGGCACGAACCCGTAGTGCGCCATCAGGCGCCCGGCCTCTTCCCGGGTGCGGGCGCGGGCCAGGGGAGCCTCGCTCGCCAGGGCCTTGAGCAGCACCCGCGCCGCGGCGCCCGTCGCCGCCGTCAAATCCTCCCGGCCCACCTTGTCGGCCGTATCCGCCGGGGAGAGGTGGAAGCCGCAGTTCGAGTCCTTCTCGTTCAACCCCGCTAGGAGGCGCACGGCGGGGACGCCCCTCGCCACGTAGTTCGCATGGTCGGAGTTGTTCGCCACCCAATCGCTCACCTCGCATCGCGCCGGCTCGTCCCGCAGCGCCTCGCGCGCCCAGTCGGCCAGGTCGGAGAAGCCGTTGCACAGGAAGGTGAGCTTCGAGCTCCCCGCCACCACGTCCAGGTTGAGGTTGAGCGCGATGCGGGCAATCTCCTCCTCCCGAAGGCCGCCCACGTACGCCCGCGAGCCCTGGAGCCCCCATTCCTCCACGGTGTAGAAGTGAACCTCCAGATCGTTGGCGAAGCGGCCCCGATGGGGGACGAGGAGCCGGGCGAGCTCGAGCGCGGCGGCGCAGCCCGTCGCGTTGTCGAGGGCCGACTCCCCGCAGTTGTGGCCGTCGTAGTGGGCGCTGAGGATGACCTTCCGTCCCCCGCCCCGGCCCGGGAGCGAGGCGACGAGGTTGGCCGCCCGGGCGGGGGACGTCTCCACTTGGACGTCAAGATGAACCTTGCCTCCGAGGCGGCGCAGGAGCATGCCGTCCTCCCGCGACACGCCAATCGCCGGGATGGGCGAGCCCGCGGGGGTGGTGGAGCCCGTCACCGGGAAGCAACCCGGGCGCGAATTGACGAGGATGAAGGCCGCCGCCCCTCGCTCCACGGCGGGGAGGAACTTGCGCCTGCGGTGAAGGGAGGTCACCGAAAAAGAGTACTCGGCGTCCGCCAGCACGGCCCGCCCGCGCACCGAGCCCCCCGCGCGGCGGTAGCCCTCGTCGTCCCCCCGTCCCAGGTCCACGATCTCGAGCTCCACCCCGCCGGGTGGGGTGGGGGCGCTGTGGACCAGCGGCAGGGGCCGGAAGGCCCGTCCCGGCGGAGCCGCCGGATGCGAGAGCTCGCACCGGAGGCACTGCCAGCCGGTATAGCCGAATTCCCAATACCGGACATCCTCGAGGCTCGCCTCCCGGAGGCGCCGCTCCAGGAAATCCGCCGCCGCGGCCTCGGAGGGCGTGCCGCAGAAGCGGGGGCCCAAATCGCAAATCTCATGGAAGGCGCGCCACAGGCCAGGGCCCGTCCGGATCCGGCCGGCGATTTCCGTCAGGATCTGATCAATCGAGGTGGACACAAGTCCCTCCCTATCCCGCGCGCTCCCGCAGACGAGGGTTCAGCGCCTCATTGATTCCGTCCCCCATCAGGTTGAAAGCGAGGACGGTCAGGAAGATGGCCGTGCCGGGAAAGACGGACAGCCACCATCCCTGATGAAGATAACCCTGCGCCCCGTACAGCATGGAGCCCCAGCTGATGAGGTTCGGATCCCCGAGGCCGAAGAAGCTCAAGGACGCCTCGAGGAGGATGGCCTGGGCGACGTCGAGCGATCCGGCCACCACGGCGGGGGCCAGGGCGTTGGGGAGGATCTGCTGGAAGCACAATCCCAAGTCCCCCATGCCGGTGGCCCGCGCCGCCTCGATGAACTCACGCTGCTTGAGGGAGAGGAACTCCGCCCGGATGAGCCGGGCCGTCGGGGGCCAGCTCAGCACCCCGATGACGAAGATGACTTTCCCCAGGCCCGCGCCGAAGAGGGAGATGATGATGAGGGCGAGGAAGAAGCGGGGCATGATCTGGAACAGTTCGGTCATGCGCATCAGGAAGGCGTCCGCCCGCCCGCCGTAGAAGCCCGCCGCCGCGCCTACGGTGATGCCGATGGAACTCGAAGTGACCGCGGCCAGGAAACCGACCGTCAGGGAGACGCGCGTCCCATGCAGGATTCCACTCCAGATGTCGCGCCCCTGGTTGTCCGTCCCGAACCAGTAGTCCCGCCCGGGCGGGGCGAAGGCGTCCCCTCCCACCCGCAGGGGGTCTCCCACGGCCAGCCAGGGAGCGAGGAGCCCGATCAAAATCAGCCCCAGCACCCATAGGCCCCCCGCGGCCGCGGCGCGGTTGCGGAGGAACCTCCGGACGAAGCCCTGCACGGCCTTCTCCCTCAGAGCCTCACGCGAGGATCCAGATAAGCGTAGGCGATGTCGGTCAATAGATTGACGACGACGATGCCCGCGCAAACGACCAGGAAGATGCCCATGATCACGGGATAGTCCCGCGAGGTGATCGAGTCGTAGAGGAGCCGCCCGATGCCCGGCCACGCGAAGACAGTCTCGACCAGCGCTGAACCCGCCAGCAGGAAACCGAAGTTGAAGCCGATGGCGGTGACGATGGGGATCAGGCTGTTCCGGAGGGCGTGGAGGTAGACGATCCGCCTCTCCGAGACGCCCTTGGCGCGGGCGGTGACGATGTACTCGCGCCGGAGGACCTCGAGCATGCTGGCCCGCGCGATGCGGCTGTTCAGGGCCAGGAACCGCGCGCCGAGGGCGAGGGCCGGGAGAATCAGGTGGACCGCGACGCTCAGCGCCCGGCCCCATCCGCCCGGTTCCGCCCGCAGGGAGACCATTCCCTGGGCCGGGAGCCAGCGCAGCTCCAGGGCGAAGCCGAGGATGAGGAGCTGCCCCAGCCAGAAGACCGGCATGGAGAAACCGGCCAGCGAAATCACACTGGTGAGGTTGTCGAGCCAGGAATACGGCCGCCGCGAGGCGAGGACTCCCAGGGCGACCCCCAGGATGGCCGCGAGGACGAGCGCCGTGCCCGACAGGAGGAGGGTGGCGGGCAGGCGCTCCAAAATCAGCCCCAGCACCGGCTGGCGGTTGGCGAACGAGAAGCCGAGGTCGCCCCGGAAGAGGCGGCCCATATAGATGAAGAGCTGTTCCCAGAGGGGGCGGTCGAGCCCGAAGTCGACCTTGAGGCGGGCGACGTACTCCGGCGGGGCGGGAAAGTCCCCCACCAGGACGTTGATCGGGTCGCCGGGGGCGAGGTGGATGATGGTGAAGTTCACCACCACGACCGCGAACAGCAAGGGGACGGCGTGGAGCGCACGCCGGAGGATGAACTGGGGAAGCGTGGCCGAGGCTCTATCCATATCGGGGCGCCGCTCCTCGATTCCGGAGGCCGCGCCCTAGGGCTTCTCCCGCCCCCCCGTCATCCACGCTTCCTCCCATCCCTCGTAGGGAGTCCGGGCCCGCCAGAGTCCCCTGAACTTGGCGCCGGCCACGTCCACCTCGCTCCGCTCGAATAGGATGGCGGAGGGGATGTCCTGGATGAGAATCTTGGACGCCTCCTGGTAGAACTCTCCCCTATTCTTCAGGCTGGCCGCGGTCGCGCCCTTGCCGAAGAGCTCGTCCACCCGTGGATTGCCGTACCAGGTCGGATTCACGAAGACCGACCGGCTCTGGTTCGTGGCGTAGATCCGGACGAGGCCGACGGGGTCGCCCGCCGAGGTGTAGGTCTGGAGCGTCACGTCGTAGTCCCGCTTGCCGAAGGCCAGGTCCTGCATGACGGCCCGCTCGACCCCCACCAGGTTCACTTTCACGCCGACGTCGGCCCAGTTGCTCCGCAGGATCTGCGAGGTGGGCGGGAGCAGCGGGTGGCTCGACATGTAGACCACGGTCAGGGCGAAGCGGGTGCCGTCCCCCTTCCTCGGATGACCCGCCTCGTCGAGCAGCCGATTCGCCTTGGCCGGGTCGTAGGGATAGGCCTTGCGGTAGTCCGCCTCGGGAGTGACGAGCCACGGGAAGCGGGAGTCGAAGGGGGTGCTCGCCTCGTTGCCCAGGCCGAAGTCGGCGCGTTCGACCATGAGCTTGCGGTTCAGGGCCATGTACAGGGCGCGCCGCACGCGCACGTCGTCCAGGGGCTTTCGCTGCAAGTTGAAATGGATGGTCGCGTTGCCCGGCGTGTCGGTGTCCTTCCGGAACCGGAACTCCTTCCGCTTCGAGAGGCGCTGGAACTGCTGCTTGGGGAAAAAATAGCTCGCAATGAAGTCCACCTCCCCCGCCTCGAGCGCCAGAACGCGGGCCGGGGTATCCGGGATGACCTTGAGGATGACGCGGTCGAGATAGGGCTTCCCCTTCTTGAAGTAGTTCGGGTTGCGCGCCAGGGCGATGTGGCTCCCCGAGACGGACTCCTGGAACATGAAGGGCCCCGTCCCCACCGGCTTGAGCCTCTGGGGGCTCTTCAGCACGTCCTGCCCTTCCCAGAGATGCTTCGGGAGGATGCCGGACTCCGGGCAGGTCATCGACGTCAGGAAGGGCCCGAAGGGCCGCTTGAGCTTGATTACGACGGTGTGGGGGCCGGGCGTGTCGACGGATCCCACATTGGCCATGACGAGCCGGGCGCGGGGATGGAACTTCGCCACCACCTGCTCCAGGGTGAACTTCACATCGGCTGACGTAAAAGGCTTGCCGTCGTGGAAGCGCACGTTCCGCTCGAGATGGAAGGTGTAGGTCAGGCCGTCCGGGCTGGCTTCCCAGGACTTGGCGAGGTCGGGCCCGAAGCTCCCGTCCCTCCGGGACGCCAAGAGACCGCTGTACACCTTGCAGCCGACGCTGTGGATGTGGACACCGGTGGTGAGGATGGGGACGAAGTGATCCGGGCTGGGCGCGATGGCCTGGATGAGCGTGCCGCCGTACCGCGGCTTCTCCTGGGCCGAGGATGCGCCGGCCGCCGCGTGGGACACCGCTCCGCCGAGAAGGGCGGTAATGAGAAAAGGCATCAACCGTCGAAGGATCGCCATGGGCATTCTCCGCGCGGGGAGGAAGGCATCGTCGATGTCGGAGGAAATGGAAACCGCATGAAATGTATCACCCTTCTTCGGCGGGGGTCAACGTTCGGCGGATCGCCTTGTGGGCCCAAACCCAAGTCGATACTGTGAAAAACGAGGGCGGCGAGCCGCCCGCACCCATCCCGTGCGAGGAGAGCCATCATGTCTGACGGAAAGCGCCCGATCATCGCCAACGTCGATCGGCTGAACCAGCTCATGGATCGCGACGGCTATGACGCCCTCGTCCTCCGCTCCGGTAAGAACTTCACCTATCTCGCCGGTTTATCCTACCCCGGCACTCTCGGGAGGCACCTGGATTTCCCGGACTCCCCGAGGGGGGTGCTCGTCGTCTGGCCGCGGAGGGGGGAACCCGTGATGGTGCTGAACCCGACCGCCGCCCCGCTCGCGGAGCGCGACTCCTGGCTCTCCCGCATCGAGATCTACGGCTCCTACGCGGAGTCTCCCTTCGCCAAGGCGGCCGGGATCCTCAAGGAGATGGGCGCCGCGGACGGGAAGATAGGCTTCGAGAAGACCTACATCAGCGCGGCGGACTGGGAGGAGATCCCCAAGCTCCTGCCCCGCGCCGCGCTCTCCGACTGCACGGCGATGATGGACGAGGTCCGGTGGATCAAGACGCCGGGCGAGGTCACCCTCATCCGGGAGGCCGCGGACATCCTGGACGAAGCCTACCTCGAGGCCTTCGCCTCCCTCCGCCCGGGAGAAACCGAGCGCGAGGTCCACAGCCGCATCGTGGCGGGCTGCATCCGGCGCGGGGCCCAGTGGGCCCATGGGATGCTGAACCCCCTCCGGAACACCGTCATCTACGGGGGCGAGGGCGATTTCCCGTTCGAGAGGGGAGACATCATCCGCAATGACTACGTCTCCTACTACCTGGGCTACCCGGGCCATCAGTCGCGCGTCGCCGTCCTGGGCCCGCCGTCCGGCGAGCAAAAGCGCATCTACAAGATTGTCCTGGATATCTACCGGGCGGTAATCGTCCGGTGCCGGCCGGGAGCGAAATCGAGCGACCTGTATGCGTATGCATCAGAGCGGTTCCGGGACAAGGGCTACAAGCAGCGCCTCAACATCGTGGGCCACAGCGTCGGGGCATGGTGGCATCAGCAGGAGCCGCATATGGTTCCGGGCTGCCACACGCCCCTCGAATCGGGGATGGTCGTCGCCCTCGAGCCCCACGCCGACTTCTGGCACATCCAGGACATGCTGCTCATCACCGAGGACGAGCCGGAGCTCCTCACGGCCCGCATCCCGACCGACGAGATGCTCGTGGCGGGGTAGACCGGCCAAGGCTCACCTCTTCAGCTCCAGCAAAAATGCCGATATGTTTACAAAATAAGTCATTTAAATTCAATTTATTACATGCAGAATGGGCGGCGTCTACCACTTGCGAGGCAGGAGGGATTGTCCAATAATTCAGACAGTCCTATCCTATTTAGAAGGCCGGGCACGAGCCTGCGCTGGATACGAAGCCCGCTTCTTTTTTTCGAGGAGGGACCTCCCCAAATGTTTCCTCTGCTGACTGCATTTTTCGCCGCACTGGCCATCCTGCTCACCCCTCCGGCGGGCCATGCCGCGAAAAAGGGCGGCACCCTCAAGATCGGCATCGAAGGCGAGGCTCCCGACCTGGACATGATCGGGCCCAACTTCATCCGCAAGATCTACCGCGAGACGATCGGAAACGGGCTCGTGAAGCTGGATGAGAACTTCAACATCGTGGGCGACGCGGCGAAGAGCTGGGAGGTCTCCGGGGACGGCCGCGTCATCACCTTCAAGCTACACCCCGGCGGGACCTACCACGACGGCACCCCCTTGGATGCAGAGTCGGTCAAGTGGAACCTCGACATCATCAACGGCAAGGCCTTCCCAAAGTGGGTCCAGGAGCGCCGGAAGAAGGAGCCGAAGTACAAGTACCGCAACCACTGGATCAGCTACCTTTTCCACATTGAAAAGGTGGTGGTGGTGGACAAGTACACCCTCCGGGTCCATCAGAAGGACGTCGGAAAGGCCCAGACGCTCGACGCCATGGCCAGCGCCTTCGACCGCTTCGTCCTCGTCTCCCCAAAGGCCTACGACGACGTCGAGCAGTTCCGACGGAAGCCGGTCATGAGCGGCCCCTTCAAGTTCGTCGAGTGGAAGCGCAACCAGCACTTCTTCGCGGAGCGCCACAAGGGCTACTTCGACAAGGATCTCCCGCACGTCGACCGGCTCGAGTTCTACTACATGCCGGACGCGAACCAGCGGATGAATGCCCTCGCCGCCGGCCAGATCGACATCATCAACAATCTCCCCCTTCCGCTCTACGAGACGGCGAAGAAGACGACGGGAGTGGCCGTGCATTCCGGCCCCGCCACCACCAACTACGCCTTCCCCTTCAACGTTCAGATGGACCCCTGGAAGGACGTCCGCGTCCGCAAGGCCATCTCCTGCTTCGGCGTGGACCGCGCCCAGATCGTCAATACCGCCCTGCGCGGCCTCGGCAAGCCGTGGGTAGGCTACACACCCGCAGGCGCCAAAGACGCGCTCGACCTGAACGCCGAGTGCCCCTACGACCCGGAGCGGTCCAGGAAGCTCCTGGCCGAAGCGGGCTACGGGCCGGGCAAACCGCTGAAGTTCGCCATGGTCACGAACAACTCCGATCCGGCCCACCTCGAGGTGGCCCAGTCGCTCAAGTCCCAGTTCGCCAAGATCGGCGCCGACATGGACATCCAGATCGTGGACTACGCCACCTGGAACCGCGCTTTCGTGGTGCAGCGCAGAACCCAAATCACGCTTCAGAACACCCTTTCGGGCCGCAGCGTCAACACCCAGTCCCACACCATCCATACGAAGTCGGGGATCGACTACTACAACCTTAAGGACCCGAAGGTGGACGAGCTGCTCGATGCCTGGCGGTCCACCATCGACCCGAGGAAGCAGCTCGAGATCAGCCATCGGATTCAGCGCTACATGGTGGAGCAGGCCTACTACCCCAATCTCGCCAGCTTCCCGTTCATCCAGGCTGCCCGCTCGGACGTGAAGGGCTTCAAGAATCTGGGCAAGCTGATCCTTGATTACAGCGGAGTCTGGCTGGACCGCTAGGCGGCAGGCAATAATGAAATAAAGGCACCCAGGCGCCCGCCTCCTTTCCTGGGGGGCTGGCGCCTGGGCCGTCGACACGGCTGCAATGCTTCTTCGAATCCCCTTCCCGCCCGGGCACATCCCAAGGGCGCTCCGGGGTGCTTCTGGGAGCGAAACCTGGGCCCCCCGGCTTGTGGGCGGCCCGCCGGCTTCACCGGCTGGCGGCGAGTTTCTTTTGCGTCTCCTCAAGGGCGGCCCGGAACGCGCGGCTCACCTTGCCGATGCGCCGGGTGAACACCATGCCCACGCGGGCGAAGGCGGGGTAGACGGGCGCGCCGGCCTCATCCAGAGGCAGCCGCAACAGGCCCATGGCCCGATCCCCGGCCAGCTCGATGAGGGACTCACCCGCCATCGACAGCTTCCAGGGGCGGAGAGAGGGGAGGATCAGGAGGTCCACCCTCTGCCTGAGTCTCGCCAGCGCCTCGCCCGCCCGCTCGGCCATCTCCTCCACCGATTCGCGGGCCTCGAGACGCAGGGAGATCACCTTCACCCCCAGGCGGCCGAAGAACGCGCGGACGAATCGCTCGGCCTCCCGGGGCAGCAAGCCCTCGGGCAGAGCGACACGGCGGGTCCGCCGCCCGAGGCCGGCCTCGGCCAGGAAGCGGGCCTCCCGGAAGAGTTCCTCCTTGAGGCGCCGGAGGAAGCCGCGGTTGCGGCGGCTCCACTCGCGGACGTAGCGCCGGCCCTCCAGCCGCAGAAGCGTGACCCACTTGTCCCCGTGGAGGGCGCTGGCCGCGACCCGGCCCAGCGAATAGAACTTGCGGAAGGCACGCAAGGTCTCCCGCTGGAGCTCGTAGGGGGTGAGCAGCCGGGGCTCGAAGGTGACGTAGTGGCCGTCGAAGAGGCCCCAATTCTCGGTGCGGATCCGCGCCTCGGCCTGAAGCCCCTCGGTCAGCACCGTGCCCGGGATGGGAGTGAGGATCATGAACTGGATGGTGTCGATGTCGAACCGCTTGGCGAGGCGCACGGTGGTCCGAACGCTCTCGGCGTCGTCGGCGTCCGAGCCCACAACGAACATGCCGTGCACCTTGATGCCGTGGCGGTGGAAGACCTCCATGCTCCGCTGGATGCGCTCCACCT encodes the following:
- a CDS encoding DUF4392 domain-containing protein, whose translation is MAIERGILARTAERIDQLVTSDLPDKRRVPLLYRAARDLYGGSPTLLAAERLARAFGEPGRVAVVCSGWPNRPMVDSGIAETDGPPGAAVIARALHEGFRAVPLLLFEEPLLPSMRIVVEASGLRALDGAAAQRGIRSLGSVHVAGVMGFPSGMEAAKARAAELLDEYRPAAVVVIEKGGMNDKGVIHSLRGEDITAPMAKADFLIEEAKRRGVLTVAIGDAGNESGLGAFAEVIRENLPFGKQCRCPCGGGTAPRTAAEVALIADVSNWGAAALAGCLAMLTGNGALLHTSARERRLLEAAASAGLVDGIEGWVGTSVDGLPMETSLAVVDLISAAVQQGFNAADPKRTAPHLA
- a CDS encoding MmgE/PrpD family protein, coding for MSPFTLQLAERVASLRLEGVPRPVLTHARLCVLDALGCALRGSREPAARLVRALAEREGGSPAASVWGCPLRTGSLQASLLNAVSAHALDFDDTHQGVPVHATAAVLPAAFAAAELARGTIGDLLTGYVAGAETAIRAGLALGRSHVAGGWHPTGTVGTLGAAAGAARVLGLPPEKAAQALGLAATQAAGFMKAVTGTMAKPLNAGKAAMNGLMAALLAQGGFTGPADILAAGSDFATAFSEGYDPARLPFGGAHGWEVSNIAIKLFACCSLAQAALEAGRAIRREHRLDKNLISEAELRANPRQMEVAGIPRPRTGSESKFSLAYCAAVGLGGGTGGPGDFEDESLLSPAVMALMERMSVRSDPALSEVSARIRVRTAGGETLEKFVEVARGNSGNPASAEEVQEKFRSLAEPVAGEAAERIITLVLEDDSLRFPVKVLAEALAAPTRG
- a CDS encoding threonine synthase → MSLFILRCIDCTQEFPADTPRWRCECGAPLDVDVKGIFPREGLSRRRAGLWRYREALPIEDDRSIVSLDEGMTPLVALPFAGREVLCKLDFLFPTGSFKDRGATLLISKVREWGVREVLGDSSGNAAAAIAAYTGRAGIACDMYVPEDTSPAKCAQIAAYGARLVKIPGPRQATTDAAMRAAESRFYASHFWNCWFNHGTKTWAFEVWEQLGGRAPDTVVVPAGHGSMLIGAHKGFGELFAAGYIDRMPRIYAAQAARCAPLREIWRGDLKAIPAIEARPTLAEGISITRPVRWRQMAAAVRETGGEVLVVEDEALPPVLRHFARRGVLMEPTSAVPFAGLEILVKEKKIGAGETVAIPVTGHGLKAADKLEKLVVKEG
- a CDS encoding maleate cis-trans isomerase, which produces MYGWRGRIGLLVPSGNNTNEPDFFRMAPSGVAVHASRVYWGEKLESSVEVLHEALKHLEAAVVPLAHARVGVMVYGCTSGSFVEGVGHDVEIIRRIEKLAGVPALTTTTACLEAMQVLGFERMAVATPYPDVVNERLRAFFEGNGIEVVSLETFDQPSVWAHADNSPESIYRLARKAYTGKANGLFISCTQMRAIDVAGQLERDLGVPVVTANQASFWAALRRIGLRDRVQGFGRLFEVEELPDGSAARWRKNAKAPAGA
- a CDS encoding M28 family peptidase, encoding MSTSIDQILTEIAGRIRTGPGLWRAFHEICDLGPRFCGTPSEAAAADFLERRLREASLEDVRYWEFGYTGWQCLRCELSHPAAPPGRAFRPLPLVHSAPTPPGGVELEIVDLGRGDDEGYRRAGGSVRGRAVLADAEYSFSVTSLHRRRKFLPAVERGAAAFILVNSRPGCFPVTGSTTPAGSPIPAIGVSREDGMLLRRLGGKVHLDVQVETSPARAANLVASLPGRGGGRKVILSAHYDGHNCGESALDNATGCAAALELARLLVPHRGRFANDLEVHFYTVEEWGLQGSRAYVGGLREEEIARIALNLNLDVVAGSSKLTFLCNGFSDLADWAREALRDEPARCEVSDWVANNSDHANYVARGVPAVRLLAGLNEKDSNCGFHLSPADTADKVGREDLTAATGAAARVLLKALASEAPLARARTREEAGRLMAHYGFVPPPAD
- a CDS encoding ABC transporter permease; translation: MQGFVRRFLRNRAAAAGGLWVLGLILIGLLAPWLAVGDPLRVGGDAFAPPGRDYWFGTDNQGRDIWSGILHGTRVSLTVGFLAAVTSSSIGITVGAAAGFYGGRADAFLMRMTELFQIMPRFFLALIIISLFGAGLGKVIFVIGVLSWPPTARLIRAEFLSLKQREFIEAARATGMGDLGLCFQQILPNALAPAVVAGSLDVAQAILLEASLSFFGLGDPNLISWGSMLYGAQGYLHQGWWLSVFPGTAIFLTVLAFNLMGDGINEALNPRLRERAG
- a CDS encoding ABC transporter permease yields the protein MDRASATLPQFILRRALHAVPLLFAVVVVNFTIIHLAPGDPINVLVGDFPAPPEYVARLKVDFGLDRPLWEQLFIYMGRLFRGDLGFSFANRQPVLGLILERLPATLLLSGTALVLAAILGVALGVLASRRPYSWLDNLTSVISLAGFSMPVFWLGQLLILGFALELRWLPAQGMVSLRAEPGGWGRALSVAVHLILPALALGARFLALNSRIARASMLEVLRREYIVTARAKGVSERRIVYLHALRNSLIPIVTAIGFNFGFLLAGSALVETVFAWPGIGRLLYDSITSRDYPVIMGIFLVVCAGIVVVNLLTDIAYAYLDPRVRL